agagacagacagacaagacaagacaagacaagacagacaagacagacaggaaggaaggaaggaaggaaggactgctcccaggtatggtggaggagaaggtttgtagatatgagggagaatGTAGCCAGCACAAGGACATCTGGCAAAGTTCAGAATGAATGTGACCCTAAGCCCAACCATGTGagcagagagggggaaggaaacaAGAAAGGAACCCTTCCCCCAACAAGAATGTCCCAGTTATATAATGGCTGAGTTATATAGTGACCAGGAGCTTGGTGGAGAGGGAATCTCAGTCCAatgcctgggctgcagagttcAGGGTAGGGAATGAGGTATGCCAACCAGGAGGGCCCTATACTGTAACtgatagggactgagggatgctgggagaatttGGTGCCTagttctgctttgatatgttaatgggCTTGAGAcctaacacacacatatgcacataattaaaaaataataaaattactactttaaaaatcaaaataaatccaaagcttgtgaggcagaggcaggtggatctctgtgagtttgggctatcctggtctatatagcaagtccttggccagccaggtctacatggtgagactctgcctcaatttacgaagggaagggaagggaagggaagggaagggaagggaagggaagggaagggaagggaagggaagggaagggaagggaagggaagggaagggaagggaagggaagggaagggaagggaagggaagggaagggaagggaagggaagggaagggaagggaagggaagggaagggaagggaagggaagggaagggaagggaagggaagggaagggaagggaagggaagggaagggaagggaagggaagggaagggaagggaagggaagggaagggaagggaagggaagggaagggaagggaagggaagggaagggaatagaTTCCTGGCTGCAGATACCCTGAACACAGCCAGGGCAGGATGTCTTTGGATCCAGACTATGAGAGGcgatttcattcttcttttgagACTCAGAGGAGGCTACTTCTCCAGCAACACAGAGAAGCCAAACCAGACACACAGACTCTTGCAGTAGATCCCCCTTCAGCCCATCTCTCCATGTTATTAAAGACAGCAAGTGTTAAAGAGCAGAAGGGACCCTCCTCAGAGGAGGGGACACCTTGTAAGGGGTGTCCTCTGAGTTAGGACTCTCTGAGAACTAAGGCTATGACACAGCTAGCTAAGGCAGGGGAGGTGTAGGTCTGAGGTGTAAGGCGACATGGAGGTGGTGTCTCCAGCCCTTAGTGAGGCCCCCCAGGCCTGGCTCTACAGAGCAGCAGGCACAGTGCCCTGCGGGGCTGGCCCAGAGGAGGCTACTGGAGCTGCCTCATGGAGGCAACCACAAGGAATGGACAGACAAATATGGGAGGTCGCAAGCATGGCAACCTCTGCTGTTTCTCTAGCTCCAtgagattcaatgccctcttctggcttccatgtctccccatacacatactcataaataaaattaaaacaaacacaaaacatcatcaacaacaaactGGGTTGGCTGAAGAATAAGCAAAAGACTGAGGGGGAATGGTGTGAGGTAGGAGTCTGTGGGGTGCAAGCTGCAGTTTGGTTTTGAATGCAGGGCACAGGGAAGCCAGGGGTAGGCTGGGAATGTGATGGCATGAGAACCACAGAGTCAGCCCCTCCTGCAGTGTCCCTGCAAGTATCCCAGGAGCACCTATGCCCGAGGACTGAGGAACAGGGTTTGAAGTCtgcccacagtcacacacatcaCTGACCCAGACAGCAAGTTATGCAATCTAGGCAGTATAGGACTAGGAGACCCTTCACCTACATCTTGTTGTGTCTGTCCCCTGAGAGTGGAGAAGGGCAAGGTGACCCAGTCCAAGGTTCATGTCCGTCCTTGAGCTGGCAGGGCCTCTCCCTGTCCATTGTGGGGAAGCTCAGACATCTGAGTGTCTGAGTTAGGATAACTCTCCTGCCATACCCCCCTACGCCCCACACATACACTTTGCAGAGCTGCCAGAAGTAACGGCTGGTTCCCATGGAAACTAAGAGCCTTCTGGGAAAGGCATACCTGGTCCAGACCTaccagagggggaagggaatatgagacagaggcaggaggttctGAGGTTACTCTGAACCCCACGGGTCACAAAAGTTCAGGAGCAGCTAGCTGCTTAGGGACCTGCACAATGTTGGGTAGGTGGTGTGAGCATTTGaattggtgacaatggtgttaTGTTTCacattggggaaactgaggctcagacatGGACTGGGGCTGCTGTGAGGCAGCATTCCTAGGACAATGGGGCTGGAGCTGATGATCCCTATTCCTCTCCATGTCCAACACAACCCAGTGTTTCAGAAACAGAGAGGTTCCCACAAGTCAGGCTACCTGCTCTCAGCCACAGATCTCACTCAGAGCAGATAGACTGTCCTTGACCCCAGCCTCAGTgacctatatagaccaggctctGGCCCAAATACCCCAGTGCCTGTAGCTACCTCAGGTGCCAAGTGCCTGCTCTCGATGAGGCTGTGGACACAGCACCAACAGAGCTATGAAGAGACCCCTTTAGCCTGCATTAGCAGGCTGCAATATCAAGGACCAGGGCCAGGGCAGACCCTGATGGATGAATCTGAAATCCCTGCCTCTACCAGCAGTGCCAGGAATTCTAGACCTATTTTACAGGTGAGAAAAATGAGAAGCTTTAAAATTACactcacttatttatttgtttgtttgtttatttagctagcatgtatgtgtgcaccacagcacacatacagagttcagaggacaatttgGAGGAGACACCTCCCTCCTCCCATCATGCGGATCTTGGGGAATCAGCCTTGGCTGAAGCACCTCTACCCAGGGGGCCTGCCCAAGGAGCAGGGTTATCAACTGCTTGGAGTGGTGCCCGGATTGCAGGCTGGCCCTGCTGGGACACCAGCTTGTGGAGGCCTCAAACTCCAGACAGAACACTGCAGTTCCATGTGCCCTTTGTCCCAAAGCTGCAGAGAGCAGCTGTGGTAGAAGGGACACTGGCAGTGGTGGGCCACCAGGTCATCACTGcttctgccctccccaccccctgccctgctagcACACTTGTGCTCTGGGTAGCATGGGAAGGAGGACAGAGAGGCAGGGCCCCATAGCCACCCACGTTCTGGAGTCAGAGTTCTCTGAGCTAAGGTCATAGAGCCAGGTCACCCTTCTTTCCTGTCCACAGTTCACGAAGCTCCACACGGCAGCCTAGGTCTCGCAATGCGGCCTTAGCCACATCTTCACAGTCTGGGTGAGCAGCTCGGGCTTGCAAAATGAGCTCCTCTGCCCCCAGGTCCAGGATGGGCTTGGAGAAGACTTGGCTGCGGGACACCAGGTTTCGGATCAGCATGCAAGCCTGTTTCTGGAAGACAGAGAGGCTATGACTAGGGGGAACAGCCTGGGTTAAGGTCCACTCCGACCTCCGTGTACTCCTCAGAACATGATGAGACAAATATTCAGTAGACAGCTACACTGGACCAGGCCAGACCCATGGTCCCATGTGACCTTCTCAGTTGCATGTCCCACATCTCCTAAGTGAACACTCAGGACAGAAACTTGGACCCAGACAGCCAGCTACCCATGTCCCCTGAGGCAGGCTTTGGAGATGGTGCACAGAGGACATGGATAGAGGATTCCAAAGTTTATTTCTCAATGAGTCACCCATCTGGGTTGGTTCCAGGATCCTTcatctagttttgttttttgttgtttgtttgttttgtgagacagggtctctttgtgtagccctggctgtttcgaaactcactaggtagatcaggctggccttgtactcagagatctgcccatctGTGTTTCTCATGTACtgaaattaaaggtatgtaccattaCATCCAGCCCTCCTTTCATGGATTTTAAAATCACTGATGCACAGGCaccatcttccacagctgggTCTGCAGAGACCAGGTTTTCATGCTCCATGGACTGTCCTCATGGCTGGGTGGCTCAGAACACCTGACACAATGGGGAAGCTGTGTGCATGATGATGTTTAGTAGTGACAGGTGGGGAAGGTGGCACACACTGAGGAGCCAGCACCTACTGGGCTGAAGACGTGGgaccctgacctccacacatgcaggaGCTATAGATCTAGAGCTTGTTTCAAAGGAAAGCTGGAGTTGGGCTGAGTCAGAGGTCTGTTGGTACAGTGTTTACGGAGCATGTACTAGGCCCTGGGGTCAGTCTCAATCccgtgtggtggcacaggcctgtcacTCCAGCACTCACTGGGGAAGGCAAGAAGACTAGGCGGTGAAGGTTGTTCTTTTGGCAAAAAAGCTAGAGGCCAGTTTGCTGAgctactctgtctcaaaaaaagaaaaaggaagaggaagaagagaaaggggataaacatacaaagaagaaaactttaggcacatgtgcttgtgtgtgtgcatgtgtgtgtgtgtactaaagtCCTTGTGTATGAAAGTCCCCAGGCTGTCCTGTAGTGTAGGCTGGTCAGTCTTAAATTCATGTCTCTTGCGGGATTatagccaccacacctgactcaaCATGCTTAGCTGATGAGAAGGAAAGGGCCCTGTGGGCACAGCCGCTTACTCACCTGGACACCAGCCTCCTGTGGATGCGCCTTCATGGCCTGCAGAGCAGCCAGCGCCCCGCCGCCCTCAATAATGACCCGGCTGTTGTCTGGCTTGCGAAGAGCTAGGACGCAGAGTGCGGCGCAGCTTTGCTCACACACCTGTGAGTGTGGACAGCCACTGAGACTCTGGGCAGACAGATCCCCTCCCCGTGAGTGTCAGCATGAGTCACTGCCCCAGCCTGGATATTCTGCACTTCCCTTCAGTGGGTCCTGCAGGCTTATGTGTCACAGCAGTGGTGGGTTGGGTACCCAGGGGGGGTGTAGCCTACCGTGGGGAACAGAAACTCCAGTCCTTCACCTAGCCTTGCTGTCAGTGAGGAGGCAGCCCCTGTAAATCTGGCCATTGTCCCGCCCATGTGTCTGAGGTGGGTACCTGGGGGCTGGCCAGGTGCCGAGTCATAGCAGCCACAATGGACTCCGTACCACCTGCCCGGACAATGGCATCCTTTACGTCGTCGTTGCCTGCGATAGCCCTCAGGGCACTGAGAACTTGCTTCACGAGGTCCTGTGTGGATGGAAGGTGAGATCACCCTGGCTTATGTGTTATCTGCAAGCCTCCTACTTGCTTGATGGTGGGAGAGGGCGCTAAACAAAGCATTCTGGCTGTTTCTCAGTTTGAACACATGTGACCACCCCAGGGTCACAGGCCTGCCTGGGACAACAGGATCATGACCCACCATACAGAGGAAGGGCAGGTTGGAGGAGGGCAGGCCAGGTCTAGTGATTTGCTGATCCACCTCACATGAGGTGGGCATCAGACACGGCTCAAGGAGAGCACTGAGCGGCCTGAGCTGAGGAAGTTATTCCCATGTCCTCACTCCTGCTCCCTGCTGGAGAGAGTGTACAGGTGGGGCCTGAGCAGCAGCTCAGGGAGTACTGTGTCTGCCTTGCACGCACAAGGCCCCAAGTTCTAGCACCCTGAACAACCACAGGAAACCTGGGCAAGGTAGCACACGTGGGTTAAATTAAAGCCAACTAAGATTACATGAGCCCTTTcaaccctgtctccctgtctgtccatctctctttctctctctctcttacatacatgcacatgcacacacacagtgtggtaGCTCATGCCCGCCATTCCAGgacttggaaggctgaagcaggagaattatagtatcaagcccagcctgggctacaaagactGAAAAGTAAAAAGGGCTGTGGTGTGATTTGGTGGCAGTGGGCTTGCATGCAGGAGGTTCTAAGTCTCACCAATATAGGGaaacaagaaaaaaggaaagaaaaaccagCCAAAAGAACCACGACCCTAAGAGTGTGGGCAGGCCTTCTTCATTCAGACTTTCACCCTTGCCTCGATGGGGTCAGTCTGGCCAGCTGGCCTCAGGGGCCAGGAGCCCtggggaaagaggaagactctGGGCTCCACCTGGTGGTCATTGCAGTCAGCCAGCAGGGTCACAAGGATGCCAAGGCCTCCGAGGTCTATAACCTCCTGGCAGAATTCATTCCGAACAGCCAGGCGGGATAGGGTGCTGCAGAGTTCGCTCAGGACCCCTGGGTTGTCAGAGAATGCTGTGCAGAGGAAAGAAGTGAGAATTAGAGCTGGGAGGGACCAGGGACAAGCAGCTTTGTAGATAGGAGCCTGTCAGTCTCCGCAGAACTTCCCACTTCACAGGCTGGCTGCAGTCATCCAATAAGCCCATGGGAGAATTAGCCCCTGGCTGGGCCTACCATGCCCCATGCCAGCAGCTACAGAAATTGACAGCACAGTGGCAAATAACTGCCAGACATGTTCCTGGAATCCCCTAAGCAAAGAAGTTAAAGGTTGGGCATTGTGTACACCTTAAtcccctgcactcgggaggcagggacaggggaatctttgtgagttccaggacagcctggcccacatagcaagctccagaccCTCATCGTGAGACACAaagaaaggtaggaaggaaaCCAAACAACCCGGGCAAGGCTTCTGACATAACTTTGAGGCTCCTGTCTGAAGTTTTCCACACACCACAGGAAGCTGGTGAGGAACACATGCAGACCAACCGGCGAAGTCCCGGCGGTGATGATCAGCAGTTACCATTTATAGGATCACCATGGCACTTGCTACCTGTGCCCACTTGGCATCCTCTTTTCCCTGCACAGGTTGATCTGAACAGGCTTTAAGTAATGAGAAGATGTGGTGGCTGCAGGTGGTCCATCCAATCAGGTAAAGGCTTTGTTTGGTAAGTGGGACATTGAGGTTTCTCGGTGGAGAAAGTGTCTGGGGACTGCTGGGAATCTCTGGTCTGCCCTAGGGCCTTCATACTACCAGAATGTGAGCCATTCTCTTTAAATAACTACTTAGGGGCTGAGGAGCAGCTTAGAGCCAGGGCCTGGGCTCAGCACAGAGTAGTTTGTGCTTAACATGAAGCACACTCTGTGCTGGGTCCCACTGCAGCACTAGGAAGCAAAGGACAAGGCAGACAAGGCTCCGACGTTTGCACTCCCGCTCTATTTCTAATTAGCCTAATTCAAGCTGCCACAAACAAGCCCATTCTTCAAGAAGCTGACTGGCTTTACAGATGGTCAGGCCTCATTTCTCAGCCACTCTGTGGTACAGAACAGGGCCTGAGAAAGGCTTTCCTATCTCTCAGATGAGTGGAGATCCCATGCATAGGCCTGCTACAGAGCTGGAGCCACAGGGCAGGCTGGGAACTTATCCTCCCAGCTGAGAACCATGCCATCCTCTAACCACCCACCATCCTCTTCCCAGGGCTGCTCCTACCTCTGGCAGCCTCAATGAGCACCTTCAGGCCTTTGTTCTCCTGAACAATCATCTTGGCGTGCTCATGGGCATGGCCAAAGGGCACTCGGATATCATCATCAAAGGTCATGACCCGCAAGGCCCAGCAGGCCTCCCTGACCACATCGGCGTGCTGGCCATGCTGTGTAATAGCCGCTGTGAGCAGGGGCAACACGCCAGCTTTCACCAAGTCCTGCCGATTCTGTTCGTGCTTTAGGCAGACATGGCGCACGCAGCGAATCCCACAGCACGTGAGTTCAGTGTTGGCGGCATTCTGTGCTAGCGTGGCCACGAGAAGATGCAAGCCCTGGGCATCCAGGAGGTCAGGCTGGCCATCAGTCAGCACTGCCAGAGCATTGAGAGCCTGGAGCAGAAGACCCTGGTTGCTAGTGGCAGCCAGCtgccaggcagccaggaggattGGGTAGGCTCCCTTCTGGGCTGCCAGGTAGCGGCTGGCCTTCTGCTGCTTGCACTGGTCACAGAAGCGGACAAGGTGGGCTGACACCTCCTGGAGCCGAGAGCCAGTCAGGGACTCCTGCAGATCGTTAAGGGCCTGTGGAGAATGTCACAGTATTAGTTGCTGTTGATAGGTTCAGCACCACAGGCAGTCTCAACCCAGAATCTGGGCCCAGGATGGAAGATAGGGCCAGATCCATCTGGACATTTCTACACCTATACTGATATTTTAAGATACCTATActattattttaagaaagaatctttttttaagtgtgtgtgtgtgtgtgtgtgtgtgtataatactcTCAGAAAAGGAGGTAGAAtccactggagctggagtcacaagctgttgtgaggtaccatgtggatactaggaattgaacctgagccCTCAGTAAGAGCAGcattcataactgctgagccatctcttcaatacCAACATAGGGGCTTgatttatagcccaggctggccttgaaattatgttgtctaagctggccttgaactcataggaaAACTCCTGCAAGAGTGTCTGGAGTGCAGGGACCCCAGCTATGAgccattatatatgtataatcaccctattttaaaaaaaaaacaaaaacttttatgagtgttattttatgtgtatgggtgttttgcctgcatgtctatcCAAGAACTGAACCACTTAAAGTGCTTgacaccagggctggagagatggctcagcagttaaggcactaactgttcttctagaggtcctgagttcaattcccagcaaccacatggtggatcacaaccatctgtaatgggatctgacgccctcttctggtgtgtctgaagacagctatagtgtacttatatatataaaataaataaaatcttttttaaaaaatcttaaaaaaaaaaaaaaggtgcttgACATcagaggaggccaaaagagggtgtcacatcccctgggactggagtgtcACATCCCTTgggactggggttacagatggttaaTAAGcagctgtgtggatgctgggaactgaacccagatcctctgtaaaagcagtcagtgttcttaactgctgagccagctctccagtgcctgtatttttctcttttttttttttttttttttttgagacagggtttctctgtatagccctagctatcctggaactcactctgtagaccaggctggccttgaactcagaaattcgtctgcctctgcctcccaagtgctgggattaaaggcctgtatttttctaaaaacaaaaaggaattatttatttatttatttattttatgtatatgagtgttctgtctgcatgtacatctgcacacCAGGAAAAGGcaccaaatcccattacagatggttgtgagccaccatgtggttgctaggaattgaactcaggacctctagaagaacagtcagtgctcttaaccactgagccatctctccagccctgtccctgCATTTTTAAGTACTGTGGATTGAACCTGGAGGTCCATGCAAAATAGGAACCTCTGAGTCACATATATCCTCTgcccttagtttttttttttacttttcttttttttttttttagaaaggtggaaatcatttttttaagatttatttatttttttattatatataactacactgtagctgtcttcagacactccagaagagggagtcagatctcattttggatggttgtgagccaccatgtggttgctgggatttgaacttcggaccttcggaagagcagtcgggtgctcttacccactgagccatctcaccagccctttactTTTCATTAAAACGTTTTTttaagtctgtctgtctctgtctctgtgtgatggtttatatattcttggaccagggaatggcaccaattagaggtgtggccttattggaataggtgtggcctgatTGGAGTAGGTATCTCACTGTAggcgtgggcttaagaccctcaccctagttgcctagaagtcagtcttccactagcagccttcagatgaaaatgtagaactctcagctacatgcctgcaccatgcctgcctagatgctgccatgctcccatcttgatgataatggactaaacctctgaacatgtaagccagccccaaataaatgtttttttataagacttgccttagtcatggtgtctggtcacagcagtaaaaccctaactaagacactctgtctctcaatctgtctgtctgtctgtctctgtctctctgtctctctgtctctctgtctctgtctctctctctctctctctcacacacacacacacacacacacacacacacacacacacacacacacacaccacggcaTGCATAAAGACAGCAAAGGACAACTCATGGGCATAAGTCTCTCCTTCGACCACATGAGTCCTGGTGATAAAACTCAGATCATAGACTTGGTGGCAAACTCCCTttcctgctgagccctctcatcagccccactctttcttttttcagtaGAACTGAGGCTGAAGCCAGGCCCTGCATGATAGACATGTGCTCAATcactggcacacacctgtagtttCAGAAGCCTTGACTGTAAGGCCACTCACTACAGAGCTGGGTTTACACTCAAGTGAAGTGAGAAAAGGCAACCTTACTTCTGTCAACTTTTAGTATTTGCTGTATCAAAAAATCAGAAAGTGAGCTCTTTCATGTGGCACTTATGATGACATGTAGAGAAGTGCCGGCCATCTCCGTGGCTCTGCTAAGCAACTGCACAAGTGAGTAAAGGCATGCTGGAGTCTAACTCTAACTGCAAGAAGAAGCCCCAGGCAAACAGACAAAGAGCAGCAGACAAACTGCCCTGCTGAGCCCAGCTGGAGAGCATTAGAAACACTTCAATGGCTGCTGCGGGGCTGTTGTACAGTGTAACTGATCAGACTGCTTCTGGAGGAAGAAGACCTCTTGCTCAGACTCGCCCATTTGGACAGCTCCCTCTCTTCCACTCCACAGAT
The Mus musculus strain C57BL/6J chromosome 8, GRCm38.p6 C57BL/6J genome window above contains:
- the Armc6 gene encoding armadillo repeat-containing protein 6 isoform X1, which produces MASKRITQETFDAAVRENIEEFEMGTEEAIREAVEQFESQGVDLSNIVKTIPKVSLDGLQEPTHSVLQALNDLQESLTGSRLQEVSAHLVRFCDQCKQQKASRYLAAQKGAYPILLAAWQLAATSNQGLLLQALNALAVLTDGQPDLLDAQGLHLLVATLAQNAANTELTCCGIRCVRHVCLKHEQNRQDLVKAGVLPLLTAAITQHGQHADVVREACWALRVMTFDDDIRVPFGHAHEHAKMIVQENKGLKVLIEAARAFSDNPGVLSELCSTLSRLAVRNEFCQEVIDLGGLGILVTLLADCNDHQVEPRVFLFPQGSWPLRPAGQTDPIEDLVKQVLSALRAIAGNDDVKDAIVRAGGTESIVAAMTRHLASPQVCEQSCAALCVLALRKPDNSRVIIEGGGALAALQAMKAHPQEAGVQKQACMLIRNLVSRSQVFSKPILDLGAEELILQARAAHPDCEDVAKAALRDLGCRVELRELWTGKKGDLAL
- the Armc6 gene encoding armadillo repeat-containing protein 6 isoform X2, which encodes MASKRITQETFDAAVRENIEEFEMGTEEAIREAVEQFESQGVDLSNIVKTIPKVSLDGLQEPTHSVLQALNDLQESLTGSRLQEVSAHLVRFCDQCKQQKASRYLAAQKGAYPILLAAWQLAATSNQGLLLQALNALAVLTDGQPDLLDAQGLHLLVATLAQNAANTELTCCGIRCVRHVCLKHEQNRQDLVKAGVLPLLTAAITQHGQHADVVREACWALRVMTFDDDIRVPFGHAHEHAKMIVQENKGLKVLIEAARAFSDNPGVLSELCSTLSRLAVRNEFCQEVIDLGGLGILVTLLADCNDHQDLVKQVLSALRAIAGNDDVKDAIVRAGGTESIVAAMTRHLASPQVCEQSCAALCVLALRKPDNSRVIIEGGGALAALQAMKAHPQEAGVQKQACMLIRNLVSRSQVFSKPILDLGAEELILQARAAHPDCEDVAKAALRDLGCRVELRELWTGKKGDLAL